The stretch of DNA GGCGCCGCCGTCGTTCGCGGAGACCCGCCGCCTGCGCGCGGTGACCCGCGGGACGGGGACGTAGCCGTGGCGGCGCTGACGATCGTGCGCGTGCTCTTCTGCGGCCAGGGGATGACGAACCTGGTCGAGGTCTACGACGACGGCGTCGAGAAGGCCGCGGCCGACTGGCTCGCGCTCGTGGACTGCGGCGGCAACACCTCGTGGGGCGCGTACGCGGTCGCGCACGTCGTCGCGAAGGTCAAGGCCCGCACGCCGAAGCGCCTCGACTGCATCGTCGTCTCGCACCAGGACGACGACCACATCGCGCTGCTGAAGCAGCTCGGTCCCGAGCTGAAGAAGCTCAAGGCGACCGTCGGGCTGTTCTACGCGGGCGGGCTCCAGTGGAGCAGCGCGAGCGACACGATCGTCCACGACTTCCTCGACACGGTCGGCTACCCCCGCAAGAACGTGCTCCAGGACGGCGCGGGCGCCGTGAGCGACTACGTCGGGGCGAAGAAGCGCTCGGAGCTCACCGCGATCGCCTCCCACGGCGACACGTCCCTGCGCCGGCTGATGACGAACGTGAACCTCACGTCCGGGCCCCCCGACATCAAGCGCAACGCCTCGTCCACGGTCGTCGCTGTCGACAACGGCACGAACGTCGTGCTGCTCCCGGGCGACGCGACGTACGAGACGATGTCGCAGATCTACGGCCTCCCCGCCGCGGCGAAGAAGCTCGTGCTGCCGGTCTTCGCCACGGGCATCCCGCACCACGGCGCGCTGCGCACGGCGGTCGAGAACTACGTCGCGAGCAAGGACCCCAAGACGTTCGGCTACGCCATCGTCGACGCGTTCGCGAGCCTCATCGGGTCGCAGCGCGCGGCCGCGAGCGCAGGCCCGTACAACGGGCACAAGCACCCGATCCAGGAGGTGCTGATGCGCTTCTACAGCAAGCTCACCGGCGCCCCCCAGCACACGTACGTCTCGTACATCTTCCAGCGCAGCAACGGCGCGACGCACGACGGCTGGACGACGTGGGACTCGAAGCACGCGCTCGACTGCACGGTGGTCTCCATCGGCGAGCACGCGAGCGGCCCGAACAAGCGCGTGGCGGTCACCTCGAAGGGCGTGCCGAAGGGTCCGTTCGTCTTCGGCGACATCAAGTACCTGCTGGCCGCGACCGGGGTGCTGCGGCCGGAGGAGATGGTGGAGTTCGTCCCGCGCGGCACGTTCGGCCCGGGCGCGTTCGGCCCCGGCGCGTTCGGCGACGTCGCGGACGAGGGCGTCGTGTACGCCCCGGCGCCGTAGTGCGCCGCGAGGCGCGGAGGAAGGACCGGCGGCGCGGCCGCCGGCGGAACGGGGGCGGGACATGGCGGCTCTGACGATCGTCCGCGTGCTGTTCTGCGGGCAGGGGATGACGAACCTGGTCGAGGTCTACGACGACGGCGTCGAGAAGGCCCAGGCCGACTGGCTCGCGCTGGTCGACTGCGGCGGCGACCACGCCCTCGCGAAGACGGCCATCGACGCGATCGTGGCCAAGGTCGCCGCGCATGACAAGCGCCTCGACTGCCTGGTCATCTCGCACCAGGACAGGGACCACCTCGGGCTGCTGACGCTGCTCGGCCCGCGGCTGCAGAAGCTCGGCGCGACGATCGGCAAGGTCTTCCTCGGCGGCATCTGCTGGAAGAAGGGCAACCGCGCCATCGTCGACGGCTTCCTCACCCGCCTGGAGTACGGCGGGTCCGAGGTCCGCGTGGACGGTCCCGAGGCGAGCGACTACCGGGCGGCGACGACGCGCGCCGAGCTCAAGGCCGTCGCGCAAGGCCACGGCACGTTCGTCCGCCGGCTCATCACGAACGTCGCGTTCGGCAGCGGCGCCGTCCGGAAGAACGCCTCGTCCGCCGTCGTCGTCGTCGAGAACGGCACCTCCGCGGTGCTGCTCCCCGGCGACGCGACGCTGGCGACGATGGACGCGATCGACGCCCTCCCACCCGGGGCGAAGGCGCTCCTGCCCCGGCCGGTCCTCGGGACCTCGGTCCCGCACCACGGGGCGCTCGCCACCGCGGTCGAGAACTACGAGGCGCACGGCGAGCCGGCGAGGTTCGGCTACCGGTCCGTCGACGCGTTCGTGACGTACCTGAGCTCGAAGCGCGCGGTCGCCAGCGCCGGACCGTACAACCGCCCGTTCCACCCGGTGGAGGAGGTGCTCGTGCGGTTCCACGACCCGCTCCTCCTCGTGGAGGACCACACCTACATGGCCTGGTCGTTCAACGACGGCAACCGCAGGAAGCCCGACGGCTGGCGCACCCTGTCGACCGACCGCGAGCTGCACTGCACGGTCAAGTCGATCGGCGAGGTGGCGGGCGCGGACCCCGGCCTCAAGACGCGGACCGCGAAGGGCGGCGTGGTGCAGAAGTTCGTGACCGGCGACGTCGTCTTCCGCATGGCGCCGCCCGGCGTCGTGCCGCCGGAGCGGGTCGTGGAGTTCGTCCCGCGCGGCACGCTCGACGTCGCGGTGTCCTCCCCCGACGACGGCGTCGTGTACGCCCCGGCGCCGTAGGCGGCCGCGATGACCCCGGACCAGATCCTCGCGGCGTTCGGCACTGTCGCCTCGACCCGCTCGCTCACGGGCGACTCCCTCCCCGGCGCGCGGGACCTCCTCGCCCGCCTCGCCGTCGACTCGCTGACCGTGACCGGCGGCATCGTCGCCCCGAGGGCGAGCGGCGCGACGCTCACGGCCACGACGGCGTTCCTGCGGACGCAGTGGACGATGGTGCTGACCGGCACCTCCGTCGAGGGCACGGACGACGTGGACCTCACGCTCGACCTCACGGGCGCGCAGGCGGACCCGTGGACGTTCGGCCAGGCGTTCGGGGACCTCCCGGCGAGCGCCCGCCCGCGCGACGACGGCAGCGGGCTGAGCATCGGCGCGAGCGTCGTCGCGCCGCTCGTGCTCCGCGACGCCGCGTTCACCGCGACCAACGACGTGGCGACGCTCCCGCGCCTGGCGGGCACGTTCCCCCTGCGCGGCGACGTCGCGGCGCCGGGCAGCGACGTGCTCGCGCGGTACGCGGACTACTTCGGCGACCTCGTCTACCTGGACGGCACCGTCGACCTCACCGGCCAGGGCCACCCCCGCCTCGAGCTGCGCGGCGTCGCGCCCGGTCTCACGATGACTCTCGGCAACGGCCTCGCGGTGCCCGCCGTGGGCGTCGTGCTGACGACGAAGTTCGAGAACCCGCTGCCGCTCGGCGCCGAGGAGGACGCGCTGCTGTCGGCGGCGCTGGTGTTCGCCGACGTCACGCTGCCGCCGCGGACGACCGTGACGCTGTGCGGGCCGCTGCTGTTCGGCAACGCGCTCTGGCCGCTCGAGGGCGTCGTCGTGCCGCCGATGGGCATCGCCGGCGGCGTCGAGACGATCCTGACGATCGCCGGCGTCCGTCAGGAGGACGCCGGGCAGTTCGCGCTACCGGCCGGCATCGCGCCGCTGGACGCGTTCAAGCTCACCGACGTCTCGTTCGGCCTGATGCCCCCGTCCGACGGCACGCCGCCCTCGGTGTCGTACGCGATGGTCGGCATCGCCACGACGGAGAAGTGGAACCCGCCCGTGCCGTACCTGACGATCGACGCCGTCGGCACGCGCTGGCGGGTGACGTTCGTCCCCGGCGCCCCCTCGGTCACGGGCAGCGTGTACGGCCGGATGACACTCGGCCCGAAGCCGCTCTCGTCGCTCGGCGCCGTCCGGCAGTCCCCGCGGCACGCGCCCTCCGCGCCGGCGGACGCGTCCTCCGGCATCACGCTGACCGTGACGCTGTCGCTGCCGGACCTCGGCTTCAGCGCCGTCGCGGACCCCTTCGACATCAGCCTCGGTGCCGCGCTCAAGACGTTCCTCGGCGACTCCGTCCCCGACCTCCCGGCGCCCCACGCCCACGTCACCACGCTGTCGGCGTACTCGTCGCTGCTGCGCAAGGACTTCGGCGCGGAGCTCGCGGTCACCGGCGACTGGTCGCTGACGGCCAACGACGTCACGTTCACGCTGACCGGCGCGCAGCTCCAGGTCGCGGTCTCGCAGAGCCAGGTGTCCGGCACCATCGTCTGCCTCGCCGACCTCGAGGTCCCCGGCGGCGACCCGGTCGAGCTGCTCGCGCAGGTGACGTACGCCGAGAAGGCGTGGGAGCTGTCGGCCATCATGCGCGGGACGGTCGACGTGCCGCGCCTCGTGTACGCCCTGCTGCGCGCGACGCCGCCGCCGTGGATCAAGGGGACGTTCACGCTCTCCGACCTCGAGGTGCGGTACAGCACCGCCGCCGGCAACCCGTTCTCCGCGCGCGGCACGATCGGCATCGCGGTGCCGGAGACGCTGCTCGGCATCCGGATGTGCCTGACGCTCACCGTCGCGGTCGAACGCACCGTGCGCACGACGACCGAGCACGAGACGTACGCCGTCGCGCTCCGGGACACCCCGATGGTCGACGCCGCCGCCGTCGTGACCGGCAGCCTCGCGGGCACGTTCGTCGTCGGCGGCCTCACCGTCACCGCGTCCGTCTCCGTCAGCGACGTCACGCGCAGCTACACGTTCGCGATCGCGTACCGGGACGTCTCGCTCACCGCCGTCACCGCGAGCGACTCGACGGGCGGCACGGCGCACCAGGTCGTGAAGATCCGGATGACCGGGACGCTCGGCGACCTGGTCACCTACCTGGTCTCGCTCGCCAACCCGAACGCGAACTTCCGCCTCGACCCGCCGTGGGACTTCCTGAACGCGATCGTGCTCGACGGCTACGAGCTCGTCGTCGACCCGACGCTCCAGGCGGTGAGCCTGACGCGCGACGTCTCGCTGAACCTCGGCTTCGTCGACGTCAGCAGCGTCGGCGTGCGCTACGAACGCTCGTCCGGCACGCCGAGCGTCAGCTTCGTGCTGACCGCGACGATGCTCGGCGACACGGCGCCGAGGACCACGGCGTGGGACGCCGTGAACCAGGCGCCGCCGCAGGTGCCCGGCAAGGGCGCCGGGCTGTTCTCGCTGAACTACCTCGGTCTCGGCCAGCACGTCTCGCCGAAGAACGTCACGTCGTACACGAGCATCGCGCCGGTGCTCGACGCGCTCGCGAAGTCGATGCGCCCGGCGAAGGACCCGGCGAAGGTGCCGGTCGACCCGGCGGAGTTCGACCCGTCGAGCCAGTGGCTGTTCGCGATCGACGCGACCGTGATGAACACGGTGTCGGTGAAGGTGCTGATGCACGACCCCGACATGTACGGCGCCATCGTCGCGCTGAGCGGCGACCAGGCCGGCTCGCTCGCCGGGCTGAGCCTCGAGCTGCTCTACAAGAAGGTCACCGACGACATCGGGATGTTCCACGCGCGGCTGCAGATCCCCGACGCGTTCCGCCACCTCCAGTTCGGCGCCGTCGCCGTGACGCTCGGGATCGTCAGCCTCGACGTGTACACGAACGGCAACTTCCGGGTGGACCTCGGGTTCCCCGCGAACAACGACTTCAGCACGTCGTTCGCCGTCGAGGCGGGCATCTTCAACGGCCGCGGCGGCCTGTACTTCGCGGTCCTCAACGGCGCCACCTCGACGCGCGTGCCGCGCATCACGAACGGCACGTTCTCGCCGGTGCTGGAGCTCGGCGTGGGGTTGTCGGTCGGCGTCGGCCGCACGTTCGAGGCCGGGCCGCTGAGCGCCGGCATGTACCTCAACCTCGTCGTCGTCTTCGAGGGGGCGCTGGCGTGGTTCCACCCCGACGACGCGAACGCCGCGACGGACCTGTACTACTGGTGCCGCGGCACCGCCGGCATCGTCGGCAAGATCTACGGCTCCGTCGACTTCAAGGTGATCTCGGTCGACGTGAGCGTCTCGGTGTCGGCGATGGCGACGCTGGAGCTGGCGGCGTACGCCGCCACGGTCGTCTCGCTGGACCTCGACCTGCGCGCGAGCGCCAGCGTCAAGATCGTGTTCATCCGGATCAGCTTCTCGTTCTCGCTGACGCTGCACCAGTCGTTCGTCATCGGCTCGGCGAGCACGCCGCCGTGGCGCGTGGCGAGCGGCACGACGTCGGTGCGCGGTGCGGCCGGCCCGCGCGCCGCCGTCGCGGCACCGGCGGCGGGCAACGCCCCGTACCGGCTGGTGTTCGACAAGAAGGCGGTGGTCTTCCCCGGCGGCGGGAAGCGGACGGCGTACCTGACGGCCGCCCCGGCGTACACCGTCGCGAACGTGCCCGTGCGGTGGGGGTCGACGCCGCCGGCGGCGGCCGCGCCGGACTACCGGATCGTCGTGATGCTCCTCACCGACAACGCCGTCCCGGTCGGCGCGCGCACGATCGCGGAGACCCGCCGCCCGGACGTGTCGCGCAACGCCCGCGCGGCGGAGCCGGCCGACGCGTCGCTCAACGTCCTCGCCGAGGCGATGCTGCGCTGGTCGCTGAACGCGCTCGGGATCGTCTCGCCGACGGCGGTCG from Mycobacteriales bacterium encodes:
- a CDS encoding MBL fold metallo-hydrolase is translated as MAALTIVRVLFCGQGMTNLVEVYDDGVEKAAADWLALVDCGGNTSWGAYAVAHVVAKVKARTPKRLDCIVVSHQDDDHIALLKQLGPELKKLKATVGLFYAGGLQWSSASDTIVHDFLDTVGYPRKNVLQDGAGAVSDYVGAKKRSELTAIASHGDTSLRRLMTNVNLTSGPPDIKRNASSTVVAVDNGTNVVLLPGDATYETMSQIYGLPAAAKKLVLPVFATGIPHHGALRTAVENYVASKDPKTFGYAIVDAFASLIGSQRAAASAGPYNGHKHPIQEVLMRFYSKLTGAPQHTYVSYIFQRSNGATHDGWTTWDSKHALDCTVVSIGEHASGPNKRVAVTSKGVPKGPFVFGDIKYLLAATGVLRPEEMVEFVPRGTFGPGAFGPGAFGDVADEGVVYAPAP